CGTAATTATCGATGACGAGAAGGCGGGTCATATTGTCTGGTCCTCAGCAGTCTGTTTCCAACCACCGGGTCATTCCCGCGCCAGCGGGAACCCCTGTTTCAGAACCAGCCCCGCCATCGAAAATCCTCCACAGGCCTCATCCCGAGCCGGTCGGCGGATGGGCTTGCGGCCATGGCCTTATCGACCTGCTGGTTCGACAAACTTACCATGAGATCTACGAGAATTCCGGTCATTGCCCCACTCCTGCCTCGCCGGCATAGCGTAGCGCTTCCTCGGCGGCGCTGAAAAGAGCCCGCGCCTTGTTCTCGCATTCCAGCTGTTCCAGCTCCGGCTTGCTATCGGCGACGATGCCGGCGCCGGACTGCACATGCAGCTTGCCGTCCTTGACGATGCCGGTGCGCAGCACGATGCAGGTATCCATGGTGCCATCGGCGCCGAAATAGCCCACGCAGCCGCCATAGATGCCACGCCGCGAGCTTTCCAGCTCGTCGATGATTTCCATGGCCCGCACTTTCGGCGCGCCGGAGACGGTGCCGGCCGGAAAGCCGGCTGAAAGCGCGTCGACGAAGTCATATTGCGGGTCGAGCACACCGACGACATTGGAGACGATGTGCATGACGTGAGAATAATATTCGAGGAAGAACTGGTCGGTCACCCTGACCGTCCCGGTCTGCGCCACCCGGCCCACATCGTTGCGGCCGAGATCGAGCAGCATCAGGTGTTCGGAAAGCTCCTTGGGATCGCTCAGCAGCTCCGCCGCCAATTCCTTGTCGCGCGCGGGGGTGTCGCCACGCTTGCGGGTGCCGGCAATGGGCCGGATGGTGACCTCGCCGTCCTGTACCCGCACCAGGATTTCCGGGCTCGATCCGGCAATTGCAAAGCCGCCGAAATCGAGGAAATACATGTAAGGGCTGGGATTGGTCCGCCGGAGTGCCCGGTATAAAGCCGTCGATGGCAGGGTGAAGTCGGCGGAAAAACGCTGGCTCAGCACTACCTGGAAAATGTCGCCGGCGCCGATATATTCCTTGGCCCTGGCGACCATGCCGAAATAGTCGTCGGGCGTTGTATCGCTGCTGACGGCGATGGATTCGAGATCGGGCAGGGCAGGGGTCGCCGGAAGCGCCCGCGACAATCGCGCGATGGCATCGTCGATGCGGTTTTCGGCGGCTTCCAGGGCCTGCTGGCCGCTAATGCCCGCCCGCACATAGACCGGCGCCGTCAGATATAATTCATCCTTGACCGTGTCGAAGATCGCCAGCAGCGAGGGCCGTATCAGCACCGCTTCGGGCGTGCCCAAGGCATCGGGCTTGTCGGTGGGAAGATGTTCCATATAGCGGACCATCTCGTAGCCCAGATAGCCATAGACCCCGGCCGATTGCGGCGGCAGGCCCGGCGGAACCTCGATCTGGCTTTCGGCCACCAGCTTGCGCAGGGCATCGAGCGGCATGTCGCTCATCGGCTCGAAAGCATCGGGCGCGGTCTGCGCCGAACGATTGATCGCCGCCGTGCCGTTTTCGACTTTGAGAATCAGGTCGGGGAGCAGGCCGATAATGGAATAGCGGCCGCGGGTCGTTCCGTCCTGAACGCTCTCGAACAGGAAGCAATGGTTCCGGTCGCTCGCCAGCTTGAGATAGGTCCCGATCGGCGTTTCGAGATCGGCCACGACGCGGCGCCAGACGATTCCAGACTTTCCGGCATCGTATTGCGCGGTAAAGTGCTTGGAAAAGTCAGCGTCCATTTTGGTCGGGTTCCGTCATTTGCCTTCGGCCTATTCGCCGAAGTTCTGGATGAGAAGCTGAGTCAGCGTCTGCTGATTGACCCGCAATCCGGCATCGTCGCGCAGGGCCGAGACGAATTCCGAATAGAGCCCGGTCCGCGCCTCGTTATTGATGCTGGCCAGCGCCTGGGCCGCCAGCGGTTCGTCGGGCTCGGAAATGTCGACCACCTCGAAGACGATGAACTCGCCGGTTTCGGTCACCGTGGAGCCCTTGTGATCCGGGCCGCCGGCAAAGGCCGCCGCCGCCAGGGTGCTGTCGATGGTGCCGTCCTCGGAGCCGAACCGGGTAAATGGCGTGCTGATCTGGGGGAACAGGTTCAGCTCCAGCGCGATATCGGCCAGGGCCTCGCCATTTTCGAGACGGGTGACGATCTGGGCGCCCAGCGCCAGCAACGCCTCATTGGCGCGCTGTTCGTTGATGGCGGCCGTCACCTCGTCCCGCACTTCGGCCAATGTCTGATCGCGGGCCGGCTCGACGGCTTCGAGATCGAACCACACATGCGCATTGCCCCCCAGGGCAACGCTCGGGATCAACTGACCGTCCTGTGCCTGAAAGATCGCCTGGGCGACGCGCGGATAAT
This genomic stretch from Devosia sp. YIM 151766 harbors:
- the trpE gene encoding anthranilate synthase component I, producing MDADFSKHFTAQYDAGKSGIVWRRVVADLETPIGTYLKLASDRNHCFLFESVQDGTTRGRYSIIGLLPDLILKVENGTAAINRSAQTAPDAFEPMSDMPLDALRKLVAESQIEVPPGLPPQSAGVYGYLGYEMVRYMEHLPTDKPDALGTPEAVLIRPSLLAIFDTVKDELYLTAPVYVRAGISGQQALEAAENRIDDAIARLSRALPATPALPDLESIAVSSDTTPDDYFGMVARAKEYIGAGDIFQVVLSQRFSADFTLPSTALYRALRRTNPSPYMYFLDFGGFAIAGSSPEILVRVQDGEVTIRPIAGTRKRGDTPARDKELAAELLSDPKELSEHLMLLDLGRNDVGRVAQTGTVRVTDQFFLEYYSHVMHIVSNVVGVLDPQYDFVDALSAGFPAGTVSGAPKVRAMEIIDELESSRRGIYGGCVGYFGADGTMDTCIVLRTGIVKDGKLHVQSGAGIVADSKPELEQLECENKARALFSAAEEALRYAGEAGVGQ